Proteins co-encoded in one Quercus robur chromosome 8, dhQueRobu3.1, whole genome shotgun sequence genomic window:
- the LOC126695466 gene encoding vacuolar sorting protein 18, whose amino-acid sequence MDQAGRQVFTVDLLERYAAKGRGVITCMAAGNDVILLGTSKGWVIRHDFGLGDSTEIDLSTGRPGEQSIHRVFVDPGGSHCIATVVGSGGVDTFYTHAKWIKPRVLTKLKGLVVNAVAWNRLLITEASTKEVILGTDNGQLHEIAVDEKDKREKYIKFLFQLGELPEAFMDLQMETASIMNGTRYYVMAVTPTRLYSFTGIGSLETVFASYLDRAVHFMELPGEIPNSELHFYIKQRRAVHFAWLSGAGIYHGGLNFGAHHGSPNGDENFVENKALLDYSKLSEGAEAVKPSSMAVSEFHFLLLIGNKVKVVNRISENIIEELQFDLTSESVSRGIMGLCSDATAGLFYAYDQNSVYQVSVNDEGRDMWKVYLDMNEFAGALANCRDPLQRDQVYLVQAEAAFASKDYHRAASFFAKINYMLSFEEITLKFITIGEQDALRTFLLRKLDNLAKDDKCQITMISTWATELYLDKINRLLLEDDTAVVNHGSEYQSVIKEFRAFLGDCKDVLDEATTMRLLESYGRVEELVYFASLKEQYEIVVHYHIQQGEAKKALEVLQKPAVPIDLQYKFAPDLIMLDAYETVESWMATNNLNPRKLIPAMMRYSSEPHAKNETHEVIKYLEYCVHRLHNEDPGVHNLLLSLYAKQEDDSALLRFLQFKFGKGRENGPEFFYDPKYALRLCLKEKRMRACVHIYSMMSMHEEAVALALQVDPELAMAEADKVEDDEDLRKKLWLMVAKHVIEQEKGAKRENIRKAIAFLKETDGLLKIEDILPFFPDFALIDDFKEAICSSLEDYNKQIELLKQEMNDATHGADNIRNDISALAQRYAVIEREEECGACRRKILTMGREYQMARGYTSIGPMAPFYVFPCGHAFHAQCLIAHVTRCTNEAQAEYILDLQKQLTLIGGEARKDSNGSLTEESITSVTPVDKLRSQLDDAIASECPFCGDLMIREISLNFILPEEALQVASWEIKPSSLGSQRTLSLPL is encoded by the exons ATGGATCAAGCAGGAAGACAGGTATTCACGGTGGACCTTCTAGAAAGATACGCCGCGAAGGGACGCGGAGTTATAACTTGCATGGCCGCCGGCAACGACGTCATTTTGTTGGGCACCAGTAAAGGCTGGGTCATCCGCCACGATTTCGGCCTCGGCGACTCCACCG AGATTGATCTGTCTACGGGTCGACCCGGAGAGCAATCGATCCACAGGGTGTTTGTTGATCCAGGAGGGAGTCATTGCATTGCCACTGTAGTTGGTAGTGGAGGTGTTGATACTTTTTATACTCATGCCAAGTGGATTAAGCCTCGAGTTTTAACCAAATTGAAAGGTCTTGTTGTCAATGCCGTTGCCTGGAATAGACTACTCATTACTGAAG CTTCGACAAAGGAAGTTATTCTTGGCACGGATAATGGCCAACTTCATGAGATTGCGGTCGATGAGAAGGACAAGAGGGAGAAGTATATTAAGTTTCTGTTCCAATTGGGGGAACTTCCCGAAGCTTTCATGGATTTACAG ATGGAGACAGCTAGCATAATGAATGGAACTAGATACTATGTAATGGCTGTTACTCCTACACGACTTTACTCTTTTACTGGGATTGGATCCTTGGAG acTGTTTTTGCAAGTTATTTAGATCGTGCTGTGCATTTCATGGAGCTTCCCGGTGAAATACCAAACAG TGAACTGCATTTCTACATCAAGCAACGAAGAGCTGTGCATTTTGCCTGGCTTTCAGGAGCTGGTATCTATCATGGTGGCCTAAATTTTGGAGCACATCATGG CTCTCCAAATGGagatgaaaattttgtggaGAACAAGGCTCTATTGGACTATTCAAAATTGTCTGAAGGTGCTGAAGCAGTTAAACCGAGTTCTATGGCAGTGTCTGAATTTCATTTCTTGCTTCTTATTGGGAATAAGGTCAAG gttgTGAATAGAATTAGCGAGAACATCATTGAGGAACTTCAGTTTGACCTAACATCAGAATCAGTTTCCAGGGGTATCATGGGATTATGTAGTGATGCCACTGCTGGATTGTTCTATGCATATGACCAAAACTCTGTTTATCAA GTGTCTGTCAATGATGAAGGCCGAGATATGTGGAAGGTTTATCTGGACATGAATGAGTTTGCTGGAGCTTTGGCAAATTGTCGTGACCCACTCCAGAGAGACCAAGTATACTTAGTACAG GCTGAAGCTGCATTTGCCTCCAAGGATTATCACAGAGCAGCATCTTTCTTTGCAAAA ATTAACTATATGTTGTCATTTGAGGAGATCACTCTAAAGTTTATTACCATAGGTGAACAG GATGCCTTGAGAACTTTCTTACTCCGGAAGCTTGATAATCTTGCAAAGGATGATAAATGCCAAATAACAATGATCTCCACTTGGGCTACTGAATTGTACTTGGACAAG ATAAATCGGCTGCTCTTGGAAGATGACACTGCCGTGGTTAATCATGGTTCAGAGTACCAATCAGTTATTAAAGAGTTCCGTGCTTTTCTTGGTGATTGCAAGGATGTATTAGATGAAGCAACTACAATGAGACTTCTGGAAAG TTATGGTCGGGTTGAAGAACTAGTATATTTTGCTAGTCTAAAGGAGCAGTATGAAATTGTTGTTCACTACCATATTCAG CAAGGAGAAGCAAAGAAAGCACTTGAAGTACTTCAAAAACCTGCTGTTCCTATAGACCTTCAG TATAAGTTTGCCCCAGACCTCATCATGCTTGATGCATATGAAACTGTGGAGTCATGGATGGCCACAAACAACCTGAACCCGCGGAAACTGATTCCAGCAATGATGCGTTATTCAAGTGAACCTCATGCAAA GAATGAAACACATGAGGTCATCAAATATTTGGAATACTGTGTTCATCGTTTGCATAATGAGGATCCTGGAGTTCACAACTTGCTTCTCTCCTTGTATGCCAAGCAG GAAGATGATAGTGCACTTTTGCGTTTCCTACAATTCAAGTTTGGGAAAGGAAGGGAAAATGGCCCTGAATTCTTCTATGATCCCAAGTATGCCTTGCGCCTATGCCTCAAGGAAAAGCGAATGCGTGCCTGTGTTCATATATACAGCATGATGTCTATGCATGAAGAAGCAGTTGCTCTTGCTCTACAG GTTGATCCTGAGCTTGCAATGGCTGAAGCTGACAAGGTTGAAGATGATGAAGACTTAAGAAAGAAGCTTTGGCTTATGGTTGCCAAGCATGTTATTGAACAGGAAAAGGGGGCTAAACGGGAGAACATACGGAAGGCTATAGCATTTCTGAAGGAAACTGATGGCCTTCTAAAGATTGAGGATATATTACCATTCTTTCCAGACTTTGCTCTGATCGATGACTTCAAA GAGGCAATTTGCTCATCGCTAGAGGATTACAACAAGCAAATTGAACTACTGAAACAGGAGATGAATGATGCAACACATGGTGCAGACAACATCAGAAATGATATCAGTGCACTTGCTCAAAGATATGCTGTGATTGAGcgtgaagaggaatgtggg GCTTGTAGGCGTAAAATCTTAACCATGGGTAGAGAGTACCAGATGGCTCGGGGTTACACATCCATCGGACCAATGGCCCCTTTCTATGTCTTTCCATGTGGACATGCCTTCCATGCCCAATGCCTGATTGCTCACGTGACACGTTGTACCAATGAAGCTCAG GCAGAGTATATACTGGATCTGCAGAAGCAACTTACTTTAATTGGGGGTGAAGCAAGGAAGGATTCAAATGGTAGCCTAACTGAGGAATCCATAACCAGCGTGACCCCGGTAGATAAG CTCCGATCACAGTTGGACGATGCCATAGCCAGTGAATGCCCTTTTTGCGGTGACCTGATGATCCGTGAGATATCTTTGAATTTTATCCTCCCGGAGGAAGCACTTCAGGTTGCTTCATGGGAGATAAAACCAAGTAGTCTTGGAAGCCAAAGGACTCTTTCTTTACCTTTATGA
- the LOC126695467 gene encoding uncharacterized protein LOC126695467: MSILQYPDAINAPDLQVWNNAAFDNEESEGSAAFKTSWSNLHSVNLSESFESDCSKENLSPLVVKTPAPVKSSVPIRPLCPNSLVVNSQGKPFKVLVKEGLLETPVVPKKEHEKREEKDDRVSDERKIDLEIEEIQKEISRLSLRLEALRLEKAERNAMKTVERRGKIVQAKFMEPKQSGKNLDLMKKIEEPLPSSVKSKIIRRGMSLGPSEILAGARARQKPESTPVQSIQNRRKSCFWKLQNIDELKVTKERGKSLSLSPKSRKTVSKIQAPKQAATTMTSKRPVKKEDGVIASIQPKKLFKDGEKSVKKPVKPGRVVASRYNQIANQSNGNLRLSDGRKRSLPENDKDDGKRCDKRRASSVGKSRGNQGTESRVKKRWEIPSEVMVYKGEEDGNAVSISEVGGVLPKIRTLRCVNETPRDSGPAKRVAELIGRRSYFCNNEEVEPSVCQALSFAEGDAEEK; the protein is encoded by the coding sequence ATGAGTATTCTTCAATACCCAGATGCCATTAACGCCCCAGATCTCCAGGTTTGGAACAATGCCGCCTTTGACAACGAAGAATCCGAAGGCTCTGCGGCCTTTAAAacttcttggtccaatcttcactCTGTCAATCTGTCCGAATCGTTTGAATCCGATTGCAGCAAAGAAAATCTTAGCCCTCTTGTGGTTAAAACCCCTGCCCCTGTGAAATCTTCGGTGCCCATTAGGCCTCTTTGCCCGAATAGCCTTGTCGTAAACTCACAAGGGAAGCCATTCAAGGTTCTTGTGAAGGAGGGCCTTCTTGAAACCCCAGTGGTACCAAAGAAGGAGcatgaaaaaagagaagaaaaagatgataGGGTCTCCGATGAAAGAAAGATTGATTTGGAAATTGAGGAAATTCAGAAGGAGATTTCTCGGTTATCTTTGAGACTTGAAGCGCTTCGGCTGGAAAAGGCTGAGAGAAATGCGATGAAGACGGTTGAAAGGCGTGGAAAGATTGTGCAAGCGAAGTTTATGGAGCCGAAACAGAGTGggaagaatttggatttgatGAAAAAGATTGAAGAACCTTTACCCTCAAGCGTGAAATCAAAGATAATCAGAAGGGGTATGAGTTTAGGGCCTTCTGAAATACTTGCCGGAGCCAGAGCTCGGCAGAAGCCGGAGAGCACGCCGGTCCAGTCGATACAGAATCGCCGCAAATCGTGCTTTTGGAAGCTTCAAAATATAGATGAGTTGAAGGTGACAAAAGAAAGGGGTAAAAGTCTGAGTCTTAGCCCGAAATCGCGCAAAACTGTGTCAAAGATTCAGGCTCCTAAGCAAGCCGCCACGACAATGACGTCTAAAAGGCCTGTGAAGAAAGAAGATGGGGTTATTGCATCAATTCAGCCAAAGAAGTTGTTTAAAGATGGAGAAAAGTCGGTGAAGAAGCCAGTGAAGCCAGGCCGGGTTGTGGCTAGCAGGTATAATCAGATTGCTAATCAGAGTAATGGGAATTTGAGATTGAGTGATGGTAGGAAGCGGTCTCTACCGGAGAATGATAAGGATGATGGGAAGAGGTGTGACAAAAGGCGAGCTTCATCAGTGGGAAAATCGCGTGGGAATCAAGGGACTGAGAGCCGGGTGAAGAAGCGGTGGGAGATTCCCAGTGAGGTAATGGTGTACAAGGGTGAGGAGGATGGTAATGCAGTGTCAATTTCTGAGGTGGGTGGCGTGCTTCCAAAGATTAGGACACTCCGGTGTGTGAATGAGACTCCAAGGGACTCAGGGCCGGCGAAAAGAGTGGCTGAATTGATTGGAAGGAGGTCGTACTTTTGCAATAATGAGGAGGTGGAGCCTTCAGTTTGTCAGGCTTTGAGTTTTGCAGAAGGAGATGCAGAGGaaaaatga